A genomic window from Flavobacterium johnsoniae includes:
- the udk gene encoding uridine kinase, with translation MLIIGIAGGTGSGKTTVVHQIMNELPHTEVGVISQDSYYKETSNLSFDERALINFDHPRAIDFELLVKHLKALKAGETIDQPVYSFIQHNRTDDTISTHPRKVMIVEGILILTNPELRDMFDIKVFVHADSDERLIRRLKRDISERGRDIDEVLNRYQTTLKPMHEQFIEPSKAFADIIIPNDKYNTVAIDVVRAVINQRIS, from the coding sequence ATGCTCATTATAGGAATTGCAGGAGGAACTGGAAGCGGAAAAACAACGGTAGTACACCAAATCATGAACGAATTGCCACATACAGAAGTTGGAGTTATTTCTCAAGATTCGTACTATAAAGAAACAAGCAATTTATCTTTTGACGAAAGAGCATTAATCAATTTTGATCACCCCAGAGCGATTGATTTTGAGTTATTGGTAAAACATTTAAAAGCGCTAAAAGCTGGAGAAACAATTGATCAGCCAGTTTATTCTTTTATTCAGCATAACAGAACAGATGATACTATTTCAACTCATCCTAGAAAAGTAATGATTGTGGAAGGAATTTTAATTTTGACTAATCCAGAATTACGCGATATGTTCGACATTAAAGTTTTTGTGCACGCAGATTCTGACGAAAGATTAATTCGTCGTTTAAAAAGAGATATTTCAGAACGCGGACGTGATATTGATGAAGTTTTAAACCGTTACCAAACGACTTTAAAGCCTATGCACGAGCAATTTATTGAACCATCTAAAGCTTTTGCAGACATTATTATTCCAAATGACAAATACAATACGGTAGCAATTGATGTAGTTCGCGCTGTAATTAATCAGAGAATTTCATAA
- the scpA gene encoding methylmalonyl-CoA mutase, translated as MRKDLKHINLQNQKSKIESQELENLADNFTTAEGIEIKKNYSEKDIEDLEFLDFGAGFAPNLRGPYATMYVRRPWTIRQYAGFSTAEESNAFYRKNLAAGQKGLSIAFDLPTHRGYDSDHERVVGDVGKAGVAIDSVEDMKVLFDQIPLDEMSVSMTMNGAVLPIMAFYIVAAEEQGVSPEKLAGTIQNDILKEFMVRNTYIYPPTPSMKIIADIFEFTSKKMPKFNSISISGYHMQEAGATADIELAYTLADGLEYIRTGLSTGMTIDEFAPRLSFFWAIGMNHFMEIAKMRAGRMIWAKLLQQFNPKSDKSLALRTHCQTSGWSLTEQDPFNNVARTCIEASAAVFGGTQSLHTNALDEAIALPTDFSARIARNTQIFLQEETKITKTVDPWAGSYYVESLTNEIVEKTWKLIEEVEELGGMTKAIEAGIPKLRIEEAAARKQARIDSGQDIIVGVNKYRLEKEDPLDILDVDNQLVRKQQVERLEKIKQTRDSKKVNSSLEKLILCAKTGEGNLLEIAIDAARNRATLGEISDALETVFGRFKAQIKSFSGVYSAAIKNDENFERAKQLADNFAQQEGRRPRIMIAKMGQDGHDRGAKVVATGYADVGFDVDIGPLFQTPAEAAKQAVENDVHILGVSSLAAGHKTLVPQVIEELKKHGRDDIMVIVGGVIPSQDYQFLFDAGAAAVFGPGTKISEAAIKILEALID; from the coding sequence ATGAGAAAAGACCTTAAACATATAAACCTGCAAAATCAAAAGTCGAAAATCGAAAGTCAAGAATTAGAAAACTTGGCAGATAACTTTACGACCGCGGAAGGAATCGAAATCAAAAAAAATTATTCAGAGAAAGATATCGAAGATTTAGAATTTCTTGATTTTGGAGCTGGTTTTGCCCCCAATTTACGTGGACCTTACGCTACAATGTACGTGAGACGTCCATGGACAATTCGTCAATATGCAGGATTTTCGACAGCAGAAGAAAGCAACGCTTTTTACAGAAAAAATTTAGCCGCGGGTCAAAAAGGGCTTTCAATTGCTTTTGATTTACCAACTCATCGTGGTTACGATTCAGATCATGAAAGAGTTGTTGGTGATGTTGGAAAAGCTGGAGTTGCAATTGATTCAGTTGAAGACATGAAAGTGCTTTTTGATCAGATTCCGCTAGATGAAATGTCCGTTTCCATGACAATGAACGGAGCTGTTTTACCGATTATGGCTTTTTACATAGTTGCTGCAGAAGAACAAGGCGTTAGTCCAGAAAAATTAGCAGGAACAATTCAGAATGATATTTTAAAGGAGTTTATGGTGCGAAATACCTATATATATCCGCCAACTCCTTCCATGAAAATAATTGCCGATATTTTTGAATTTACGAGCAAAAAAATGCCAAAATTCAACTCTATTTCTATTTCTGGTTATCATATGCAGGAAGCTGGAGCAACTGCCGATATCGAATTGGCTTATACTTTAGCCGATGGTTTAGAATATATTAGAACTGGCTTATCAACAGGAATGACAATTGACGAATTTGCTCCTCGCCTATCTTTCTTTTGGGCAATCGGAATGAATCATTTTATGGAAATTGCTAAAATGAGAGCTGGTCGAATGATTTGGGCAAAATTATTACAGCAATTTAATCCAAAAAGTGATAAATCTTTGGCTTTACGAACGCATTGTCAAACCAGCGGATGGAGTTTAACAGAACAAGATCCTTTTAATAACGTGGCGAGAACTTGCATTGAAGCTTCGGCAGCTGTTTTTGGCGGAACACAATCTCTTCATACAAATGCTTTAGACGAAGCAATTGCGCTTCCGACAGATTTTTCAGCGAGAATTGCTAGAAATACTCAAATATTTCTTCAAGAAGAAACGAAGATTACTAAAACTGTAGATCCTTGGGCGGGAAGTTATTATGTAGAAAGCCTGACAAATGAAATTGTCGAAAAAACTTGGAAATTAATTGAAGAAGTCGAAGAATTAGGCGGAATGACAAAAGCTATTGAAGCTGGAATTCCGAAACTCAGAATTGAAGAAGCCGCAGCAAGAAAGCAAGCACGAATTGACAGCGGACAAGATATTATTGTTGGCGTTAACAAATATCGTTTAGAGAAAGAAGACCCGCTAGACATTTTAGATGTTGATAATCAATTAGTACGTAAGCAGCAAGTCGAACGTCTCGAAAAAATAAAACAAACAAGAGATTCTAAAAAAGTAAATAGTTCACTAGAAAAATTAATCCTTTGTGCAAAAACTGGAGAAGGCAATTTATTAGAAATTGCAATTGACGCTGCTAGAAACAGAGCAACACTTGGCGAAATTAGTGATGCCTTAGAAACTGTTTTTGGTCGTTTTAAAGCACAAATTAAATCTTTTAGCGGAGTGTATAGTGCAGCAATAAAAAACGATGAGAATTTTGAGCGTGCCAAACAATTAGCTGATAATTTTGCTCAACAAGAAGGAAGACGCCCAAGAATTATGATCGCCAAAATGGGACAAGATGGTCACGATCGAGGTGCAAAAGTAGTAGCAACAGGTTATGCCGATGTAGGTTTTGATGTTGATATTGGTCCATTATTTCAAACTCCAGCAGAAGCAGCTAAACAAGCGGTCGAAAATGATGTCCATATTTTAGGTGTTTCTTCACTTGCAGCGGGACATAAAACATTGGTTCCACAAGTTATTGAAGAATTAAAAAAACATGGTCGAGATGATATAATGGTAATTGTAGGCGGTGTAATTCCGTCGCAAGACTATCAATTTTTGTTTGACGCTGGCGCTGCGGCTGTTTTTGGACCTGGAACTAAAATAAGCGAAGCGGCTATAAAAATTTTAGAAGCCTTAATTGATTAA
- a CDS encoding methionine aminotransferase: MSKLPNVTTSIFTVMSKMAVEYNAINLSQGFPNFPVDERLTDIVARLSKENVHQYTPMAGYPPLMNKIAKLILDSYHRKINPETELLVTAGATQGIFTTILALVKENDEVIILDPSYDSYESPVLLCKAKPVRVALNDDYTPNWETIEKACSGKTRMVIINNPHNPTGKILTENDFVQLKNLLEKYPDIIILSDEVYEYITFEEKHISAHTKDFLLDRCVMVSSFGKSFHITGWKIGYTIAPEHLMKEIKKVHQFLVFSVNSISQFAISEYLDVVDVNLLGKFYQEKRDYFQKLLKNSRFELKPCEGTYFQVASYANISNEDDVTFCKNLIINHGVAAIPISTFYSDHKDQKLIRFCFAKDDFTLESAAKKLCHI, from the coding sequence ATGAGTAAACTCCCAAATGTAACCACAAGCATTTTTACGGTAATGTCAAAAATGGCAGTAGAATACAATGCGATAAATCTTTCGCAGGGATTTCCAAATTTTCCTGTTGATGAAAGATTGACTGATATTGTTGCAAGATTGTCAAAAGAAAACGTGCATCAATATACACCAATGGCAGGTTATCCGCCGTTGATGAACAAAATTGCTAAACTAATTCTGGATTCTTATCATAGAAAGATCAATCCCGAAACAGAACTTTTGGTTACTGCTGGAGCAACTCAGGGAATTTTTACTACAATTCTGGCTTTGGTAAAAGAAAATGACGAAGTAATTATTCTCGATCCGAGTTACGATTCTTATGAATCTCCCGTTTTACTTTGCAAAGCAAAACCTGTTCGTGTGGCTCTGAACGATGATTATACGCCAAATTGGGAAACAATTGAAAAAGCGTGTTCTGGTAAAACCAGAATGGTGATTATTAATAATCCGCATAATCCAACAGGGAAAATTTTAACTGAAAATGATTTTGTTCAGCTAAAAAACCTTCTTGAAAAATATCCTGACATTATCATTTTATCTGATGAAGTTTATGAATATATTACTTTCGAAGAAAAACATATTTCGGCGCATACTAAAGATTTCCTTTTAGATCGTTGTGTTATGGTTTCTTCTTTCGGAAAATCATTTCATATTACAGGCTGGAAAATTGGATACACTATTGCCCCTGAACATTTAATGAAAGAGATTAAAAAAGTACATCAATTTTTAGTTTTCAGTGTAAATAGTATTTCGCAATTTGCAATAAGTGAATATTTAGATGTTGTTGATGTCAATTTACTTGGAAAATTCTATCAGGAAAAAAGAGATTATTTCCAAAAACTCCTTAAAAACAGCCGATTTGAATTAAAACCTTGCGAAGGAACTTATTTTCAAGTCGCTTCTTATGCTAATATTTCAAACGAAGACGATGTTACTTTCTGCAAAAACCTAATTATCAATCACGGCGTTGCTGCAATTCCTATTTCTACGTTTTATTCCGATCATAAAGACCAGAAACTAATCCGTTTTTGCTTTGCTAAAGATGACTTTACATTAGAGTCAGCAGCAAAAAAATTATGCCATATATAA
- a CDS encoding FtsB family cell division protein translates to MKFKNPYKDKKWFKYLGNKYVWVLLFFIVWMLFLDNYSYFDHRFLDEQIHELEDNKTYYQEEIKKDQEQIKQLKNPEQIEKYAREKYFMKKDSEDIYIIQFEGDTIQEKE, encoded by the coding sequence ATGAAATTTAAAAATCCATACAAAGACAAAAAATGGTTTAAATACCTAGGCAACAAATACGTTTGGGTTTTGCTGTTTTTTATTGTTTGGATGTTATTTTTAGACAATTACTCCTATTTTGATCATCGCTTTTTAGACGAACAAATTCATGAACTTGAGGATAACAAAACGTATTATCAGGAAGAAATAAAAAAAGATCAGGAACAGATTAAACAATTAAAAAATCCTGAACAAATTGAGAAATACGCCCGCGAGAAATATTTCATGAAAAAAGACAGCGAAGATATCTATATCATTCAATTTGAAGGAGACACCATTCAAGAAAAAGAATAA
- the mltG gene encoding endolytic transglycosylase MltG, which yields MSLKKIITISAVAIISVLLIYGFILISRIFGANTKFEEKEVYVYVPTDANYADVKKILAPYVKNFDNFELVAEKRDYPENVKSGRFLLKKGMNNIDLVRAMRSNVPVKLVFNNQERLENFAGRIGSEIEADSLSLLKAIKDSTFLAANGFNEENVFAMFIPNTYEIYWNTSAEKFRDKMIKEYHNFWTTERIEKAKKQGLTPVQATILASIVHKESVKKDERPRIAGVYLNRLRLEMPLQADPTVIYALKLRDNNFDQVIKRVFYNDLVMRSPYNTYVNKGLPPGPIAMPDITALEAVLNPEKNDFIYFCASVDRFGYHEFAATLAEHNVNAKKYSDWIASQGVTR from the coding sequence TTGAGTCTAAAAAAAATAATCACGATAAGTGCCGTAGCCATAATTTCAGTTTTATTGATTTATGGTTTTATATTAATAAGCCGAATTTTTGGTGCAAATACAAAATTCGAAGAAAAAGAAGTCTATGTTTATGTGCCAACAGACGCTAATTATGCCGATGTTAAAAAGATATTGGCTCCTTATGTAAAAAACTTTGACAACTTTGAATTGGTCGCAGAAAAACGTGACTATCCTGAAAATGTAAAATCGGGCCGTTTTCTTTTAAAGAAAGGCATGAATAATATTGACTTAGTGCGAGCAATGCGATCTAATGTTCCCGTTAAATTGGTATTTAATAATCAGGAGCGTTTGGAAAACTTTGCTGGAAGAATTGGTTCTGAAATAGAAGCTGATAGTTTATCTTTATTAAAAGCCATTAAAGATTCTACGTTTCTAGCTGCAAACGGATTTAATGAAGAGAACGTTTTTGCAATGTTTATTCCAAATACGTATGAGATTTATTGGAATACATCGGCAGAAAAATTCAGAGATAAAATGATAAAAGAATATCATAATTTCTGGACAACAGAAAGAATTGAGAAAGCAAAAAAACAAGGTTTAACTCCAGTTCAAGCAACAATTTTGGCTTCAATTGTTCATAAAGAATCTGTTAAAAAAGACGAAAGACCTCGTATTGCAGGCGTTTATTTGAATCGTTTACGTTTAGAAATGCCTTTACAAGCAGATCCAACGGTAATTTATGCTTTAAAATTACGAGACAATAATTTTGATCAAGTTATAAAAAGAGTTTTTTATAACGATTTGGTAATGAGATCTCCATATAATACTTACGTAAATAAAGGGCTTCCTCCAGGACCAATTGCAATGCCTGATATTACGGCTTTGGAAGCGGTTTTAAATCCTGAGAAAAATGATTTTATCTATTTCTGTGCAAGTGTAGATCGTTTCGGATATCATGAATTTGCGGCAACTTTGGCAGAACATAATGTAAATGCAAAAAAATATTCTGACTGGATCGCAAGTCAAGGCGTAACGAGATAA
- a CDS encoding GNAT family N-acetyltransferase, whose amino-acid sequence MITLKGDSIYLRALEPQDLEFIYSIENDENIWEVSNTQTPYSRFLIKQYLENAHQDIYEAKQLRLAICKYEDFPAIGLIDLFDFDPRNNRAGIGIVVQKEENQGKNIGSEALELLIKYSFYNLNLHQLYANIGVQNVASVALFTKFGFKKIGIKKDWILYHNHYQDEAIYQLINKQI is encoded by the coding sequence ATGATAACATTAAAAGGAGATTCAATTTATTTGCGTGCACTTGAACCCCAAGATTTAGAATTTATTTATTCTATAGAAAATGACGAAAATATCTGGGAAGTCAGCAATACGCAAACTCCTTACAGTCGTTTTTTGATTAAACAATATTTAGAAAATGCTCATCAGGATATTTATGAAGCAAAACAACTTCGTTTGGCAATCTGTAAGTATGAAGATTTTCCTGCTATCGGATTGATAGATTTGTTTGATTTTGATCCGAGAAATAATAGGGCAGGAATTGGAATTGTTGTTCAAAAAGAAGAAAACCAAGGCAAAAATATTGGTTCTGAGGCTTTAGAGCTTTTAATAAAATATTCTTTTTACAATTTAAATCTCCATCAATTATATGCAAATATTGGTGTGCAAAATGTAGCCAGTGTCGCACTTTTTACTAAATTTGGTTTTAAGAAAATCGGAATAAAAAAAGACTGGATTTTGTATCATAACCACTATCAAGATGAAGCAATTTACCAGCTAATTAATAAACAAATTTAA
- a CDS encoding SDR family oxidoreductase, with amino-acid sequence MSYTDKMLRDDALKGKVIVVTGGGSGLGKAMTKYFLELGAQVAITSRDLEKLKTTAAELESQTGGKCLPLQCDVRHYEEVENMLQETLKAFGKVDVLLNNAAGNFISPTERLSANAFDTVIDIVLKGSKNCTLAFGKHWIDTKQTSATILNIVTTYAWTGSAYVVPSATAKAGVLAMTRSLAVEWAKYGIRSNAIAPGPFPTKGAWDRLLPGDLSEKFDMAKKVPLKRVGDHQELANLAAYLVSDFSSYINGDVITIDGGEWLKGAGQFNLLEAIPEELWDQLEMMIKAKKNK; translated from the coding sequence ATGAGCTACACAGATAAAATGTTACGTGACGATGCTTTAAAAGGCAAAGTCATTGTCGTTACAGGCGGCGGAAGTGGTTTAGGTAAAGCTATGACCAAATATTTTCTCGAATTAGGAGCTCAAGTAGCGATAACTTCTAGAGATTTAGAAAAGTTAAAAACTACAGCTGCTGAACTGGAAAGCCAGACTGGAGGTAAATGTCTTCCACTACAATGTGATGTACGTCATTATGAAGAGGTCGAAAATATGCTTCAGGAAACTTTAAAAGCTTTCGGAAAAGTAGACGTTCTTTTGAATAATGCGGCAGGGAATTTCATTTCGCCAACAGAAAGATTGTCTGCAAATGCTTTTGATACTGTTATAGATATTGTATTAAAAGGTTCTAAAAACTGTACACTTGCGTTTGGAAAACATTGGATTGACACGAAACAAACTTCGGCAACAATTCTAAATATAGTAACTACTTATGCTTGGACAGGATCGGCATATGTTGTTCCTAGTGCTACAGCAAAAGCAGGAGTTTTAGCAATGACCAGAAGTCTTGCTGTAGAATGGGCTAAATACGGAATTCGTTCTAACGCAATTGCACCAGGACCATTCCCTACAAAAGGAGCTTGGGACAGATTATTGCCTGGAGATCTTTCAGAAAAATTCGACATGGCTAAAAAAGTGCCATTAAAAAGAGTTGGAGATCACCAAGAATTGGCAAACTTAGCTGCTTATTTAGTTTCAGATTTCTCTTCATATATTAATGGAGATGTAATTACAATTGACGGAGGAGAATGGCTGAAAGGCGCTGGACAATTCAATTTATTAGAAGCAATTCCAGAAGAACTTTGGGATCAGCTTGAAATGATGATAAAAGCAAAAAAGAATAAATAA
- the dapF gene encoding diaminopimelate epimerase, whose product MQIEFYKYQGTGNDFVMIDNRSNFFPKEDVKLIERLCDRRFGIGADGLILLENDSETDFRMVYYNSDGNQSSMCGNGGRCLVAFANQLGVIDDKTTFIATDGLHHASVNNDSIVSLQMIDVNEIQKKDSYTFLNTGSPHHVQIVEDLEHYNVKENGAAIRYGELYGEKGSNINFVKKVDNDTFSLRTYERGVEDETLACGTGATAVAIAMNAIGETDKTSINLNVEGGKLVVSFDKNNDGYTNVFLTGPAKFVFKGTIEI is encoded by the coding sequence ATGCAAATAGAATTTTATAAATATCAAGGAACAGGAAATGATTTTGTAATGATTGATAATCGCTCAAATTTCTTTCCAAAAGAAGATGTAAAACTTATTGAACGCTTGTGTGACAGGCGTTTTGGAATTGGAGCTGATGGATTAATACTTTTAGAAAATGATTCTGAAACCGACTTCAGAATGGTGTATTATAACTCAGACGGAAATCAAAGTTCGATGTGCGGAAATGGTGGCCGTTGCCTTGTTGCTTTTGCCAATCAATTAGGAGTAATTGATGACAAAACTACTTTTATTGCAACCGACGGATTGCATCATGCTTCAGTAAACAACGATTCAATTGTTTCTTTGCAAATGATTGATGTGAATGAAATACAGAAAAAAGATTCTTATACTTTCTTAAATACAGGTTCTCCTCATCATGTTCAAATCGTTGAGGATTTAGAACATTATAATGTAAAAGAAAATGGCGCTGCCATTCGTTACGGAGAATTATATGGAGAAAAAGGAAGCAATATCAATTTCGTAAAAAAAGTAGATAACGACACTTTTTCTTTAAGAACTTATGAAAGAGGAGTTGAAGACGAAACTCTTGCTTGCGGAACTGGAGCTACAGCCGTTGCAATTGCTATGAATGCGATTGGAGAAACAGATAAAACTTCAATTAATTTAAATGTGGAAGGCGGAAAACTTGTCGTTTCTTTCGATAAAAATAATGATGGTTATACAAATGTTTTCTTAACAGGTCCTGCCAAATTCGTATTTAAAGGCACAATTGAGATTTAA
- a CDS encoding methylmalonyl-CoA mutase subunit beta translates to MATNLFDDFNPISSKQWKQKIQFELDGADYNQTVIWNSPEDIQVKPFYHIDEFTKATNVNTQASDFKICQNIFVFDVEKSIERALNTLERGAESLRFTIQNDKTDVQKLLENLPLENKIVYFNFNFISIDFVKKLDTISIQKKAQFYCNFDPIGQLAKDGNWFTTSEKNNFETLDLLFKNTKNLNFLSVDLGLYQNSGANITQQIAYSLAHANEYLNRFYAETKSIVFQISVGTNYFFEIAKLRALRMLFDLIAKEYNPEIKCHFLVTPTKRNKTIYDYNVNMLRTTTECMSAILGGADVIANLPYDALYHKDNEFGDRIARNQLLILKHESYFDKVNNPSDGSYYIESLTTQLAEKSLTLFKEIEANGGFLKLLNEGTIKKKIQESANKEQELFDSKKEILLGTNKYPNKEDRMKHDLELFPFVKIKPRKTLITPIIEKRLAEKMEQERLEQE, encoded by the coding sequence ATGGCCACTAACCTATTCGACGATTTTAATCCGATTTCATCCAAACAATGGAAACAAAAAATTCAGTTTGAATTAGATGGAGCCGATTACAATCAGACTGTTATTTGGAATTCGCCAGAAGATATTCAGGTAAAACCTTTTTATCATATTGATGAATTTACAAAAGCAACAAATGTAAATACTCAAGCCTCCGATTTTAAAATCTGCCAAAATATTTTTGTTTTCGATGTAGAAAAATCTATCGAACGTGCTTTGAATACTTTAGAACGAGGTGCAGAAAGTCTTCGTTTTACAATTCAGAATGACAAAACTGATGTTCAAAAATTACTAGAGAATCTTCCTTTAGAGAACAAAATCGTTTACTTTAATTTCAATTTTATCTCAATCGATTTCGTTAAAAAATTAGACACAATTTCGATTCAGAAAAAAGCTCAATTTTATTGTAATTTTGATCCAATTGGTCAATTGGCAAAAGATGGAAATTGGTTTACGACTTCAGAGAAAAATAACTTTGAAACTTTAGATTTGCTTTTTAAAAACACCAAAAATTTAAATTTTCTTAGTGTAGATTTAGGTTTATACCAAAATTCTGGTGCCAATATTACACAGCAAATAGCTTACAGTTTAGCGCATGCAAACGAATATCTAAATCGTTTTTATGCCGAAACAAAATCAATTGTTTTTCAAATTTCTGTTGGAACCAATTATTTCTTCGAAATTGCTAAACTTCGTGCACTTAGAATGCTATTTGATTTAATTGCTAAAGAATATAATCCAGAAATAAAATGTCATTTTTTGGTAACGCCAACAAAACGAAATAAAACTATTTACGATTATAATGTCAATATGCTCCGCACTACAACCGAATGTATGTCGGCAATTTTAGGCGGTGCAGATGTAATTGCTAATTTACCTTATGATGCATTATATCACAAAGACAACGAATTTGGAGATCGAATTGCACGAAATCAACTTTTGATTTTAAAACACGAAAGTTATTTTGATAAAGTAAATAATCCATCTGACGGAAGTTATTATATAGAAAGCTTAACAACACAATTGGCTGAAAAAAGTTTGACTTTATTTAAAGAGATTGAAGCGAATGGAGGTTTTCTGAAACTTCTAAACGAAGGTACAATCAAAAAGAAGATTCAAGAAAGTGCCAATAAAGAGCAAGAATTATTTGATTCGAAGAAAGAAATTCTTTTAGGCACAAATAAATATCCTAACAAAGAAGACAGAATGAAACATGATTTAGAATTGTTTCCTTTCGTAAAAATCAAACCAAGAAAAACATTAATTACACCAATTATCGAAAAGAGATTGGCGGAGAAAATGGAACAAGAAAGATTAGAGCAAGAATAG
- a CDS encoding peptidoglycan-binding protein LysM — protein MIKKWYFYASLVVIITFLSLGFIPSNHEAKPWFLVEKTDGSEYIFPSEQKNDYPNTNVPYTGNHLIGFKEAVAFKESQGKYRLVNSLGYMGKYQFGSKALRAIGINDNKAFLKDPALQEKAFMALLAKNKWILRYEIQKYNGKIINGIEITESGILAAAHLGGAGSVKNFFKNNGSRHFRDAFGTSLKSYMKDFAGYDLSFIEADDNATVND, from the coding sequence ATGATAAAGAAATGGTATTTTTATGCGAGTTTAGTCGTTATTATTACATTTTTAAGTTTGGGATTTATTCCCTCAAATCACGAAGCCAAACCTTGGTTTTTAGTTGAAAAAACAGATGGATCAGAATACATTTTTCCATCAGAACAAAAGAATGATTATCCAAACACCAACGTCCCATACACAGGAAATCATCTTATAGGATTTAAAGAAGCTGTAGCTTTTAAAGAATCACAAGGGAAATACAGATTAGTTAATTCTCTTGGTTACATGGGTAAATATCAATTTGGTTCTAAAGCTTTAAGAGCAATCGGAATTAATGATAATAAAGCCTTTTTAAAAGATCCTGCTCTACAAGAAAAAGCTTTTATGGCTTTGTTAGCCAAAAACAAATGGATTTTACGTTACGAAATTCAAAAGTACAACGGTAAAATCATCAATGGTATCGAAATTACCGAATCTGGAATTTTAGCAGCTGCGCATTTAGGTGGTGCTGGTTCTGTAAAGAACTTTTTTAAAAACAACGGAAGCAGACATTTTAGAGATGCTTTCGGAACTTCTTTAAAAAGCTATATGAAAGATTTTGCAGGTTATGATCTTTCTTTTATAGAAGCAGATGATAACGCAACAGTAAACGACTAA